The Streptomyces sp. HSG2 genome has a segment encoding these proteins:
- a CDS encoding enoyl-CoA hydratase, with product MPPRAADDRPDPVRYERKGPVALVTLNRPEYRNAQNSALTYALDRAFYRAADDDDVTVVVLAGAGDHFCAGHDIGSPGRDSHLPFDRRAGLWWDHTGKAGAESRYARESEVYLGMCRRWRELPKPAIAAVQGACVAGGLMLAWICDLIVAAENAFFADPVVRMGIPGVEYFAHPWVLPPRVAREMLYTGERMGAERAHELGMVNRVVPTAELLVETIALAERIATMPRMGLALAKRAVNQAEDLQGLHPGLDSVFGLHHLAHAHNAETGGDPLGGMNIGAMRKASG from the coding sequence ATGCCACCCCGTGCCGCCGACGACCGACCGGACCCCGTGCGCTACGAACGAAAAGGCCCCGTGGCCCTGGTGACACTGAACCGGCCCGAGTACCGCAACGCGCAGAACTCCGCCCTCACCTACGCCCTCGACCGCGCCTTCTACCGTGCCGCGGACGACGACGACGTCACCGTGGTGGTGCTTGCCGGAGCGGGTGACCACTTCTGCGCGGGACACGACATCGGCAGCCCCGGACGGGACTCGCACCTCCCCTTCGACCGGCGGGCCGGGCTCTGGTGGGACCACACGGGCAAGGCCGGCGCCGAGAGCCGCTACGCCCGCGAGTCCGAGGTCTACCTGGGCATGTGCAGACGCTGGCGGGAGCTGCCGAAACCCGCGATCGCCGCCGTGCAGGGAGCCTGCGTCGCGGGCGGACTGATGCTCGCCTGGATCTGCGACCTCATCGTCGCCGCCGAGAACGCCTTCTTCGCCGACCCGGTGGTGCGCATGGGGATCCCCGGCGTCGAGTACTTCGCCCACCCCTGGGTCCTGCCACCCCGCGTCGCCCGGGAGATGCTCTACACGGGCGAGCGGATGGGAGCGGAGCGCGCCCACGAACTGGGCATGGTCAACCGGGTGGTGCCGACGGCGGAACTCCTGGTGGAGACCATCGCGTTGGCGGAGCGGATCGCCACCATGCCACGCATGGGCCTGGCCCTGGCCAAACGCGCCGTCAACCAGGCGGAGGACCTCCAGGGACTGCACCCCGGCCTGGACTCGGTGTTCGGACTCCACCACCTGGCCCACGCACACAACGCCGAGACCGGCGGAGATCCGTTGGGCGGGATGAACATCGGCGCGATGCGTAAGGCGTCGGGCTGA